One window from the genome of Sardina pilchardus chromosome 12, fSarPil1.1, whole genome shotgun sequence encodes:
- the LOC134097645 gene encoding uncharacterized protein LOC134097645 produces the protein MEPEASEIRRRRGTEAEQFMELTSSSKTGSRAPSVVSNASSCGSAAAKARARAEAAKARLYYAEEEVSLRMEKARLETSMDMLKHRKEVAAAIAEAEALEAAVDVNGERRSYELNIDSVPMEPSQRTEQFITSHFMERTSELQLCDDSKIPAKLMPSPSYNIPPRLKPEARPFLPHQNTAPLHLPLQQARYADQDVHEPLTKYAEDVPVPPSRFNDEHTTPVHHSRPHSYNSHPSPCCCPVSSNPSNSSSHINDFVRYLARRELVATGLLQFNDKPQNYRAWKRSFQTATSGLNLTPSEEMDLLLKWLGKESAEHVEQIRAIHIHRPEAGLTMVWDRLEKTYGSAEAIENSLFKRIDSFPRITSRDGPKLMKLSDLLMELQAAKAEGDLPGLSFLDTARGVNPIVQKLPFRLQEKWASVGASFKRQNRVPYPPFAYFVDFVSQQADITNDPSFSFIVHADTASRTERTAWKPNGQREVSVHKTEVSPWATSDTGEPSSRLDDSDKLCLLHKKPHPLRKCRAFREKPIEERKTLLKENNLCFKCCSSTSHIAKNCKIRVQCSECNSERHNTALHPGPAPWMQEADPAPEHGGEEQGSSWSHVTNNCTKVCGEQLTDRSCSKICLVKVYPAGQKEKAVKVYAILDEQSNRSLVHSQFFDVFSDQSPSAPYTLRTCAGVKESSGRRASGYEVESLDGTVCISLPSLIECNDIPNNRDEIPTPEVALHHAHLRSMAHLIPDIDPQASIMLLLGRDIIRVHKVRKQINGSHNQPYAQKLDLGWVIVGNVCLGNVHKPLTINAFHTNITELKRPTLSEPCPNVFHLKEKFSNIQVTSHPPTYPVDQPTCEADHLGCTVHRRTKDDNPADHVTRSVPAGHLKNTNFLSGPKFLFRPEPIISEGTHNLVDLSSDPDIRPLVSTFSTRASHKQLGSQRFAKFSTWKSPCRALTRLPAPASEFGVADLYKSQWRQVQHLSNTFWYRWRKQFLPTLQARKKWQATHPNIQPGCVVLLKNSQVLRNEWPLGLITQTLPSKDGKVRQVEVKVIEPGETALFLRPVTEIVLLLPPDG, from the coding sequence ATGGAGCCAGAGGCGTCcgagatacgtcgtcgtagagGTACGGAAGCAGAACAATTCATGGAGCTAACATCTTCATCAAAAACAGGCTCTCGTGCTCCGTCAGTAGTATCCAATGCATCATCGTGTGGGTCAGCTGCAGCgaaagcgagagcgagagctgaAGCAGCCAAAGCACGTCTTTATTATGCAGAGGAGGAAGTGAGTCTAAGGATGGAAAAGGCTAGGTTGGAAACATCTATGGACATGCTTAAGCATAGGAAGGAGGTAGCTGCAGCCATTGCTGAAGCTGAAGCACTGGAGGCTGCAGTGGATGTGAATGGTGAGAGACGCAGTTATGAGTTGAACATAGACTCTGTTCCAATGGAGCCCTCACAACGCACAGAACAATTTATTACTTCTCACTTCATGGAAAGAACATCAGAACTGCAGTTATGTGATGACAGCAAAATCCCTGCAAAGTTAATGCCAAGCCCTAGCTACAACATCCCTCCTCGTCTAAAACCTGAAGCCAGACCTTTTCTTCCACATCAAAATACTGCTCCACTTCATCTTCCCTTACAGCAGGCCCGCTATGCTGATCAGGATGTTCACGAGCCACTCACCAAGTATGCTGAAGATGTGCCTGTGCCACCCAGTAGGTTCAACGACGAACATACTACTCCTGTGCACCACTCCAGACCTCACAGTTACAATAGCCATCCGTCACCCTGTTGCTGTCCTGTATCATCAAACCCCAGTAATAGCAGCTCACACATAAATGACTTTGTCAGATATCTAGCACGCCGTGAGCTTGTGGCTACAGGCTTACTCCAATTCAATGACAAACCTCAAAATTACAGAGCATGGAAACGTTCATTTCAGACAGCAACCAGTGGTTTAAACCTGACACCGAGTGAGGAGATGGATCTTCTGCTCAAATGGCTTGGCAAGGAGTCAGCAGAGCATGTTGAGCAGATAAGAGCCATACACATCCACCGTCCAGAGGCGGGACTGACTATGGTTTGGGACAGGCTTGAAAAAACATATGGCTCAGCTGAAGCTATAGAAAATTCTCTGTTCAAACGCATTGACAGTTTTCCAAGAATAACAAGCAGAGATGGGCCTAAGCTAATGAAACTGAGTGACCTACTAATGGAGCTGCAGGCAGCCAAAGCTGAAGGAGACTTGCCTGGTCTCTCTTTCCTAGACACGGCAAGAGGAGTCAACCCTATAGTACAGAAACTCCCGTTCCGTCTGCAAGAGAAGTGGGCATCGGTGGGTGCATCTTTCAAACGGCAGAACCGGGTGCCCTATCCTCCATTTGCCTACTTTGTAGACTTTGTCAGCCAGCAGGCTGATATCACGAATGATCCAAGCTTCAGCTTCATCGTCCATGCAGACACGGCGTCTAGGACAGAGAGGACAGCTTGGAAGCCAAACGGACAGCGTGAAGTCTCTGTCCACAAAACAGAGGTATCTCCCTGGGCAACATCTGACACTGGCGAGCCCTCATCAAGGTTGGATGACAGCGACAAGCTATGCCTACTGCATAAAAAGCCACACCCTCTGCGTAAATGTCGTGCATTCAGAGAAAAGCCCATTGAAGAACGCAAAACACTGCTAAAAGAGAACAATCTATGTTTTAAGTGCTGCTCTTCCACATCTCACATAGCAAAGAACTGCAAAATCAGAGTTCAGTGTTCTGAATGTAACAGCGaaagacacaacacagcactccACCCTGGACCCGCACCCTGGATGCAAGAGGCAGACCCTGCTCCTGAGCATGGCGGGGAGGAGCAGGGAAGTTCCTGGTCTCATGTCACTAACAACTGCACTAAAGTCTGTGGTGAGCAGCTAACAGACCGTTCCTGCTCTAAAATATGCCTCGTAAAAGTGTATCCAGCTGGCCAAAAAGAAAAGGCAGTGAAAGTGTATGCGATCCTCGACGAGCAGAGCAATAGGTCACTGGTTCATTCACAGTTCTTTGACGTGTTCAGTGACCAAAGTCCAAGCGCTCCTTACACACTGAGAACATGTGCTGGAGTAAAGGAATCATCAGGAAGAAGGGCCAGTGGCTATGAAGTGGAATCTCTAGATGGAACTGTTTGCATCTCGCTACCGAGTCTCATAGAGTGCAACGACATCCCGAATAACAGAGACGAAATTCCAACACCTGAAGTGGCTCTTCATCATGCTCATCTACGGTCAATGGCACACCTCATCCCAGACATTGACCCACAAGCCTCCATTATGCTTCTCTTAGGAAGGGACATTATCAGAGTGCATAAAGTCCGCAAACAGATTAATGGCTCTCACAACCAGCCCTATGCACAGAAGTTGGACCTGGGGTGGGTCATTGTTGGTAACGTGTGTCTAGGTAATGTCCACAAACCTCTGACAATCAATGCCttccacacaaacatcacagagCTGAAACGCCCTACTCTCTCCGAGCCATGCCCTAATGTGTTCCATCTTAAAGAGAAGTTCAGCAACATCCAGGTCACCAGTCATCCCCCCACATATCCTGTTGATCAACCTACATGTGAAGCCGACCACCTGGGATGCACTGTGCACAGGCGGACCAAGGATGACAACCCTGCAGATCATGTAACCCGCTCTGTACCCGCTGGCCACCTGaaaaacaccaactttctgaGTGGACCCAAGTTCCTGTTCAGACCAGAGCCCATCATCTCTGAAGGCACTCACAACCTCGTTGATCTTAGCTCAGATCCAGACATCCGGCCTCTAGTGTCCACCTTCAGCACTAGAGCCTCACACAAGCAGCTTGGTTCTCAACGCTTTGCAAAGTTTTCGACTTGGAAGTCCCCGTGTCGTGCATTGACTCGTCTTCCTGCTCCTGCCAGCGAGTTTGGAGTAGCGGACCTCTACAAGTCCCAGTGGCGACAGGTCCAACACCTGTCTAACACCTTTTGGTACCGCTGGAGGAAGCAATTCCTCCCAACACTGCAGGCCCGCAAAAAGTGGCAGGCCACCCATCCAAACATCCAGCCAGGATGTGTTGTTCTCCTCAAGAACAGCCAAGTACTAAGAAATGAATGGCCTCTTGGACTGATAACTCAGACTCTCCCTAGTAAAGATGGGAAGGTGCGACAGGTTGAGGTGAAGGTTATTGAACCTGGAGAGACTGCTCTCTTTCTTAGACCAGTCACTGAAATAGTGCTTCTCCTACCTCCAGATGGTTAA